One window from the genome of Garra rufa chromosome 1, GarRuf1.0, whole genome shotgun sequence encodes:
- the LOC141339725 gene encoding uncharacterized protein: MEFIKEENEDIFRVKHEDTEEQTGPTALNETEEKDQFENLHVFITGKESFCSLESENTSTQKRTGSFFTCFQRGKSFNEQGEFEVHKKIHTGEKPFICRQCGKRFSQNSNLKVHMKIHTGEKCFICRQCGKSFSQNSNLKVHMKIHTGEKCFICRQCGKSFSHKGNLKVHMKIHTGEKPFICQQCGKSFSQKETLKKHIKIHTREKSFTCRQCGKSFNEQGEFKVHKKIHTGEKRFICQQCGKSFSHKGNLKGHMKVHTGEKPFICQHCGKSFSHKGNLKKHIKIHTREKSFTCCRCGKSFNEQGEFKVHKKIHIGEKRFICQQCGKSFSHKGNLKGHMKVHTGEKPFICQHCGKSFSHKGNLKKHIKIHTREKSFTCCRCGKSFNEQGEFKVHKKIHIGEKRFICQQCGKSFSHKGNLESHMRIHTGEKPYTCSQCGNSFSQRGNLDNHMRIHNRESLFTCQQCGKSFTLKENLNRHIKIHKSEG; the protein is encoded by the exons atggagtttattaaagaggagaatgaagacatatttagagtcaagcatgaagatactgaggaacaaacag gcccaacagcactgaatgaaactgaagagaaagatcagtttgaaaaTCTTCATGTTTTCATTACTGGAAAAGAATCATTTTGTTCCTTAGAGTCAGAAAATACATCTACACAAAAAAGAACTGggagttttttcacttgctttcagcgtggaaagagtttcaatgaacaaggagaatttgaagtccacaagaaaattcacacaggagagaagcctttcatctgccgaCAGTGTGGAAAGCGTTTCAGTCAGAattcaaaccttaaagtccacatgaaaattcacacaggagagaaatgtTTCATCTGccgacagtgtggaaaaagtttcagtcagaattcaaaccttaaagtccacatgaaaattcacacaggagagaaatgtTTCATCTGccgacagtgtggaaagagtttcagtcacaaaggaaaccttaaagtccacatgaaaattcacactggagagaagcctttcatctgccaacagtgtggaaagagtttcagtcaaaaagaaacccttaaaaagcacattaaaattcacacaagagagaagtctttcacgtgccgtcagtgtggaaagagtttcaatgaacaaggagaatttaaagtccacaagaaaattcacactggagagaagcgtttcatctgtcaacagtgtggaaagagtttcagtcacaaaggaaaccttaaaggccacatgaaagttcacactggggagaagcctttcatctgccaacattgtggaaagagtttcagtcacaaaggaaaccttaaaaagcacattaaaattcacacaAGAGAGAAGTCTTTCACGTGCTGtcggtgtggaaagagtttcaatgaacaaggagaatttaaagtccacaagaaaattcacattggagagaagcgtttcatctgtcaacagtgtggaaagagtttcagtcacaaaggaaaccttaaaggccacatgaaagttcacactggggagaagcctttcatctgccaacattgtggaaagagtttcagtcacaaaggaaaccttaaaaagcacattaaaattcacacaAGAGAGAAGTCTTTCACGTGCTGtcggtgtggaaagagtttcaatgaacaaggagaatttaaagtccacaagaaaattcacattggagagaagcgtttcatctgtcaacagtgtggaaagagtttcagtcacaaaggaaaccttgaaagtcacatgagaattcacactggagagaagccttacacatgcagtcaatgtggaaacagtttcagtcaacgaggaaaccttgacaatcacatgaggatccacaatagagagagcctttttacctgccaacagtgtggaaagagtttcactctaaaagaaaatcttaacaggcacattaaaattcacaaaagtgaaggctga
- the LOC141325903 gene encoding uncharacterized protein, translated as MAFVDEDSEDFWIQETVRIKQEDTEEQTDMTALKEESQEMNAAEEMSIKTENTSSGNATQECLEPYICGQCGKSFRCKKHIYQHMRVHSKKIVCQSERCKMVFPDWKQLKQHVKTHIRKTKPFMCLYCGKNWRKQGHLTVHVRVHTKVKPFACKLCGKRFAQKSSVPVHMRTHTGEKPFICLKCGKAFVVNASLKEHMRTHTGEKPFPCELCEKRYSKKQILQVHMRTHTGEKPYKCLWCKESFFYQRKFKNHLRTHSVSQVGLVTTEKI; from the exons ATGGCTTTTGTTGATGAGGACAGTGAAGACTTCTGGATACAAGAAACAGTTCGCATCAAACAAgaagacactgaggaacaaacag ACATGacggcactgaaagaggagagtcaagaaatgAATGCAGCAGAAGAGATGTCCATAAAGACTGAAAATACTTCCTCAGGAAATGCCACTCAAGAATGTCTTGAGCCTTAcatatgtggtcagtgtggaaagagtttcagatgcaaaaaacacatttatcagcacatgagagttcactctaaAAAGATCGTATGTCAAAGTGAAAGATGCAAAATGGTTTTCCCAGACTGGAAACAGCTTAAGCAACATGTCAAAACTCACATCAGAAAAACAAAGCCTTTCATGTGCCTTTACTGTGGAAAGAATTGGAGGAAGCAAGGACACCTCACGGTTCACGTGAGAGTTCACACCAAAGTAAAGCCTTTCGCCTgtaaactgtgtggaaagagatttgcTCAAAAATCAAGCGTTCcagtccacatgagaactcacacgggagagaagcctttcatttgCTTGAAGTGTGGAAAGGCTTTTGTCGTCAACGCAAGTCTTAAAgaacacatgagaactcacactggagagaagcctttcccgTGTGAACTGTGTGAAAAGAGATATTCCAAAAAACAAATCCTTcaagtccacatgagaactcacactggagaaaaaccttacaaatGTCTTTGGTGTAAAGagagttttttctatcaaagaaaatttaaaaatcatttgCGAACTCATTCTGTGTCACAAGTAGGGCTGGTAACTACCGAAAAAATTTAA